Proteins encoded by one window of Desulfovibrio inopinatus DSM 10711:
- the ispE gene encoding 4-(cytidine 5'-diphospho)-2-C-methyl-D-erythritol kinase codes for MHEAIRLKAGCKINLWLVIKGVLENGYHELETVFYPLSDPHDTLVVTPREGQGIVFTCSDSALDGQDNLVVRAYTTYAEATGFAPGIDVYLEKVVPTGAGLGGGSSDAAAMLRYLDQSARQSGEKGLALDALIDIAAGLGADVPVFLLGKPALATGIGEKLVSVAIDMTGMTLVLACPDVHVSTAWAYKAYDEHVASREAEKIDDEDLTSRLRRHTHMPFQNGVMLYNSFEEVVFSQYPEICRLKEILLTNGALGALMTGSGAAVFGLFHQAEAARNVKCSLDKSGIRTYLAHLG; via the coding sequence ATGCATGAAGCAATCCGCCTGAAAGCAGGGTGCAAAATTAATTTGTGGCTTGTTATAAAAGGTGTGTTAGAGAATGGGTATCATGAGCTGGAAACAGTGTTCTATCCACTTTCTGATCCACATGACACGCTTGTTGTCACACCACGAGAAGGGCAGGGGATAGTCTTTACGTGTTCCGACTCGGCTCTTGATGGTCAGGACAACCTGGTGGTTCGTGCCTATACCACGTACGCTGAAGCAACCGGCTTTGCGCCGGGGATTGATGTGTATTTGGAAAAGGTCGTCCCGACTGGTGCCGGTCTCGGCGGCGGTTCCTCCGATGCTGCGGCAATGCTACGCTATCTCGATCAATCCGCACGTCAGAGTGGTGAAAAAGGATTGGCTCTTGATGCACTTATTGATATTGCTGCCGGTCTTGGCGCTGACGTCCCGGTCTTTCTTTTGGGAAAACCGGCATTGGCGACTGGAATTGGTGAAAAGTTGGTTTCTGTTGCAATCGATATGACAGGGATGACGCTTGTTTTGGCTTGTCCGGACGTTCATGTTTCCACAGCATGGGCCTATAAAGCGTATGATGAGCATGTGGCATCGCGGGAAGCAGAAAAAATTGATGATGAAGACTTGACAAGCCGCCTGCGTCGGCATACACACATGCCCTTCCAAAACGGGGTTATGCTGTACAACAGCTTTGAAGAAGTCGTTTTTTCTCAGTACCCCGAAATTTGTCGGCTCAAGGAAATCCTTCTGACGAACGGTGCGCTTGGCGCACTCATGACAGGGAGTGGAGCCGCAGTGTTTGGTCTCTTTCATCAGGCTGAAGCTGCAAGAAACGTAAAATGTTCTCTTGACAAATCCGGAATCAGGACGTATTTAGCGCACTTAGGTTGA